One region of Salvelinus namaycush isolate Seneca chromosome 3, SaNama_1.0, whole genome shotgun sequence genomic DNA includes:
- the LOC120044742 gene encoding transmembrane protein 100-like, translating into MGCTTGKLASQPPGAPAPGQDNQALSQLEAHGPKVPEVLSSLERLSQATGGMEKSWYRCIFPFGIISLVIGVSGTAVTYTYNDLPLTKVVTVVLLIAGLVLTLTAAACWTVHKRKKRKKKERASGAGGGGGSSFTSEQCPL; encoded by the coding sequence ATGGGCTGCACCACTGGCAAACTGGCCTCCCAGCCCCCAGGAGCCCCGGCCCCTGGACAAGACAATCAGGCCCTGAGCCAGCTGGAAGCCCATGGGCCCAAAGTCCCGGAGGTCCTATCCAGTCTGGAGCGCCTTTCCCAAGCCACGGGCGGCATGGAGAAGTCCTGGTATCGCTGCATCTTCCCCTTTGGCATCATCTCGTTGGTGATCGGTGTGTCGGGCACGGCTGTTACTTACACATACAATGACCTGCCCCTGACCAAAGTGGTGACGGTAGTGTTGCTTATAGCCGGCCTGGTGCTCACACTGACCGCCGCCGCCTGCTGGACGGTCCACAAGAGAAAGAAGaggaaaaagaaagagagggCCTCAGGAgccggaggaggaggagggagctcCTTTACCTCAGAGCAGTGCCCCTTGTGA